A single window of Dehalococcoidia bacterium DNA harbors:
- a CDS encoding cyclic nucleotide-binding domain-containing protein produces the protein MTDCEQVLSSVDIFADFPREFVRRLAASARLETYAAGDVVVRQGDAATAFFVVTSGSLEVLRSEGAAGEFVAATLGPGRFFGEMALLREGHRTATVRAREASECLILEKSALDAELRKDPNSAAVLATRLARRINMIRPRA, from the coding sequence GTGACTGACTGCGAGCAAGTGCTCTCGTCCGTCGACATCTTCGCGGACTTCCCCCGGGAGTTCGTGCGCCGCCTGGCAGCCTCCGCGCGGCTCGAGACCTATGCGGCTGGAGACGTGGTCGTGCGCCAGGGCGACGCGGCGACGGCCTTCTTCGTGGTCACCAGCGGCTCGCTGGAGGTGCTGCGCAGCGAAGGCGCCGCCGGTGAATTCGTCGCCGCCACGCTCGGTCCCGGCCGCTTCTTCGGCGAGATGGCCCTCCTGCGCGAGGGCCACCGGACGGCTACGGTCCGGGCCCGCGAGGCCTCCGAGTGCCTCATCCTCGAGAAGTCAGCCCTCGACGCCGAGTTGCGAAAGGACCCGAACTCGGCTGCCGTGCTGGCCACGCGCCTCGCCCGTCGCATCAACATGATCCGCCCGAGGGCTTGA
- a CDS encoding DUF309 domain-containing protein — protein MERAAPPQRRERPRDELGRPLPWGSENRLHMEDYDHLPPEENHRLGVQHFNARRFFPAHEAWESAWRQLKGTQDEEFFHGLAQLGAGFTHYLRGNPHGARMLMTRAVERIAPYRPRHRGIDVEALAAATLAIAASIEDRRQVRGELPPVEFPLIRP, from the coding sequence ATGGAGCGCGCCGCGCCGCCGCAGAGAAGAGAACGCCCTCGCGATGAGCTCGGCCGCCCGCTGCCCTGGGGCTCCGAAAACCGCCTCCACATGGAGGACTACGACCACCTTCCGCCCGAGGAGAACCACCGCCTCGGCGTCCAGCATTTCAATGCCCGCCGCTTCTTCCCTGCGCACGAGGCCTGGGAGTCCGCCTGGAGACAGCTCAAGGGCACCCAGGACGAGGAGTTCTTCCACGGGCTGGCCCAGCTGGGGGCGGGGTTCACCCACTACCTTCGCGGCAACCCGCACGGGGCGCGCATGTTGATGACACGCGCCGTCGAGCGCATCGCCCCGTACCGCCCCCGCCACCGCGGCATCGACGTCGAGGCATTGGCCGCCGCGACCCTCGCCATCGCCGCGTCCATCGAGGACAGGCGCCAGGTCCGCGGCGAGCTTCCGCCCGTGGAGTTTCCGCTCATTCGCCCGTGA
- a CDS encoding YdcF family protein — protein sequence MSRFDCIVVLGHSAREDDPVMQARVRKGVELYRAGLADCLIMSGRWSFKLRHSPPQRTEAEVMRDYAASLGVPPQAFLLEYESTDTLSNAYFTKVRFLMPLDWRRLCVVTTEEHNERALWLFTRVLGPEYDLEMRPAAAVGSLAEGLERNRRLLRQIQGALEGIADGDHDAIADLLFTRHPGYVDDPEATREVEAALL from the coding sequence GTGAGCCGCTTCGACTGCATCGTAGTCCTGGGACATAGCGCCCGCGAAGACGACCCCGTCATGCAGGCCCGTGTCCGCAAGGGCGTCGAGCTTTATCGCGCGGGTCTCGCGGACTGCCTGATCATGTCCGGCCGCTGGAGCTTCAAGCTCCGGCATTCGCCGCCCCAGCGCACCGAGGCCGAGGTCATGCGGGACTACGCCGCCTCCCTTGGTGTGCCGCCGCAGGCCTTCCTCCTGGAGTACGAGTCAACGGACACGCTGAGCAACGCCTACTTCACCAAGGTGCGCTTCCTCATGCCGCTCGACTGGCGCCGGCTTTGCGTCGTCACGACCGAGGAGCACAACGAGCGGGCACTGTGGCTCTTTACGCGCGTCCTCGGGCCGGAGTACGACCTCGAGATGCGCCCGGCCGCGGCCGTTGGAAGCCTGGCCGAGGGCCTGGAGCGCAACCGCCGCCTGCTCCGCCAGATCCAGGGGGCCCTCGAGGGCATCGCCGACGGCGACCACGACGCCATCGCGGACCTGCTCTTCACCCGCCACCCCGGGTACGTCGATGATCCCGAGGCGACGCGGGAGGTCGAGGCCGCGCTGCTCTAA